The Bdellovibrio bacteriovorus genome contains the following window.
AGGCTTTTTGAAATCTTCTCTCAAGGAGATCGAGTATGATGTGGTTCCTTTCAGCACTTCTTATCGTGGCTTTGATATTAGGAACTCGCCGACTGCTTTTGGGGCCGACTCAAGCGGATCGCGCGGTGGTTTTTGATTTACTGACAGCTATATTAATTGCAGCGACAGTTTTAATCGCGATCGTCGTCAATGATTATAAGGTGATGAGTCTTGTGATTGTTCTTGCTGTTCTTTCCTTTGTAGGGACGTCGCTTTTTGCATACTTTATTGAAAAGACAAAAGGATCTTGATGGAGACTTTGGTTGATGTTCTTCTTTTTCTTGGCGCTATCTCGATTCTTCTTGCTGCCGTCGGTGCAATGAAGTTTCCCGACACGTTAACTCGCATTGCCGCTATTACAAAGGCTTCGACTCTCGGTTCGGTTTGTTTTTGTTTGGGCGGCGCTTTGCACTTTTGGCATTGGGAAACGACCGCCCTTCTTATTGCGTCCTCTGTGATATTGGCGCTGGGGATTCCTATTAGCTCTCACTTAATCAGTCGAAGCCGCGTGAAAGAGGGATCGCATCCTCACCCTCTTTATTTAAAAAGAAATGACCATGAATTGGATTTTACTGCAAACAAGCCACCGCCCGCTTCGCGTTCAGATTAGGGGCGAAGATGGTTCTTGCCCGAGTCACGTTGTTTTTGGTGACATTGCTGCTTGTGGCAGCGCCCGTCTGATTTCTTAAAGGCAAGGACGCTTTCAATTCAAGAAAGACTGAATTTACGCAGTAACCATTGGGATCGCTGACGGTATCATCCATAAAGTTCGCAGGATCCACGCGAACACCTTTTCTGGTGCCAAGATACTTTACCACAAAAGAGCTCACGTTAAACTCGGAAGGGCGATTTTGTAGCAAGATCGACACTTTATTAGTTAAAGGCTCTATTTTGATTAAATTTAAATCGGTCTTACGAAGACACACTATCACCGTTGATGATTCATACACCTCGCTGCTAGTGACAAAAACCGAGGACTTTTTTTGAACAGTGGCCCCTTGAGCATTCTTGGGCATTTTTAGAAAGACACTGGCATAATTAAATCGGATTGGATTCCCATTGGCGTCTGTTTTCGGAAGACCATCATAGGGGTCTTTCGCAGAATTTAAGTTCATCGTTACAGCTCCGACTTCATAACGTCGAATGAAGCGACGGTCGGCATCGACTAAAGAAATTTCTGTGGGCGCTTTTCCGGATTGAAACAATGAAGACATCGTCGCATCTGCGGAAACACGCAGCTCATTAGCCTCACCCGTTTTATCCGCATCCCCACTTTCAGACCAAGCTCGCAGAGTCCGTTCCGATCGTAAGACTCGGTCCAATGTCGTGTATCGAAAAACGGAATGAGTTGCATCCGCTAGGCATTCTTCCGGAGCCTCTTGAGGTTTCAAAGAACTCAATCCGAAATAAAGACCGTCATTGGCCGATAAAAGATCTTCAGTAGGCTCTAAACGGACGATGTTGCGCACGTCATTTTCGACATTCTTAATCGCCAATGACATGTCGATTTGTGCGGCACTCCAGTCGTCGAGATTCTTCTTTTCTGAAAAGAAATAATAGATGACCTGCACCGTACCAGCAATCACCAAAGCTGCCAGCGACACGGCTAAAAGAAGTTCAATCATTGTAAATCCGCGACTTGATTTCTTCATCGTTTAAAAATCACAATCTGATTGGTAAGAATGGTTTTACCTTCACCGTCGCTCCAGCCCCAGACTTTCAAAGTGACTTTGCGTAAAGTGTCTGAGTATTTAGGAAGTTTTAAAGAAGACGAACTGAAGGACGCTTCTATCGATGAAGCTGGCAAAACTTCCCAACCCACGAAAACTTGATTTGCGGAAAGCGATGGCTGTGGACACTCGGAAGAATTCAGGTCGACGACCGATTCTGACAAAAAGGTTTTATCCGTTTTATAAATACGCATCAGGCATTTTCCGATGGGAACAATATCCCCGATCTGCAAACCTTTCAGTTCAATCACGTTATCGGTAAGAAGCTCTTTAAGAACAATCGCTCGATCGACATGCGTGACGTGTTTACGCGAAGTAAGAACGAAGAACAAAAAGATAGAAACACCAATGACCGAAATTCCAATGGCCATAAGGACTTCTATTAAAGTCATACCTCTTGAATTCATCATTTGGCATTCCTTGTTTCGATAACAGGCTGATCGACACCCACGATAGAACCTACGTTTCTAAAATCATCATCAGGCGAAGTGTGAACAAAGATATAGCTTCCATTATTAACTGTCGGGGTTACAGCGTTCCCATCATAAAGTGCTGTCGGACTCGAAGGCGAAAGATAGGCCGCATTTTCCAGAATACAAGGAGTGAATGAAGGCTCATTCTGATAATAAGAACCCATGTTGTAGGTAAAATGCTTATGAGAAAGATCAAAGTAATTCAGACTGACGTTTCTTCCATCTGTGGCACGATGAAGAGGTGTATTAAGATCTCTTTTTCCAGGAATCACTGTCGCATCGAAGTCGACGTAGATACGTATACCTTTAAGCATTAAATCAGATTCGTGACGAGCTCCCCCAATAGCAGGATGTGCGTTTTGCACCCAAAACACATTCGGATAATAACGACGAGGCAAATGTCCGTCATCATAGTAACGCGAACCCGCTGGCGGAAGAGCCGAAATAGGATCTGTATATACCGGCATCGACGCCATTTCAGAAATATTATACGCCATATAAGGTGGCAGAGGATTCCCGGCCATTGTGACCATGCACTGATTCGAAATAAACTGAGATGCGGATGAATCTGGTCCATTCCACAATCCTTGCAAAATGAAAGGTCTTCCTGCATCCACGGTCGCCGTCGTTATCAGACTGACATTGTTGAGATGATAACGTCGATATCCATATTTGAAGCCATCTTCCTCATGACGAGGATCAGTGAGGTTATGCAAAATGGGGCGGATCTTTCCGCCCGAAGAAGGCCATCGCGACTTCAAATAGCTTTCGCTGATAGGAACATAAAAAGGACTGAGCAAATGCACCTGTTCCGGCGAAAGCAAAACCATCGAAATTCCCGGCTTTACTCCCCCCGTGGCGTCCATATTAAAAAAGACTTCGCGCAATCGTCCAGGATCGGTATTCAAAGGCGATGTGGTATCGGGTTGTACTCCACGCAAAGTGATGGTGTCTTCTCCGACAACCCATAGTGCCAGCTTCTTTCTTGCGGCATTGTCGGAAAGCGCACCAATCATTAAACCCTGATTATTGCTCTGTCTAATCTCGGTCGGCACTTTCGCGTAGACCACGCGACGCAAAAGTCGATTGGATAGATTTGCGTTGGAAAGTTGGC
Protein-coding sequences here:
- a CDS encoding monovalent cation/H+ antiporter complex subunit F; amino-acid sequence: MMWFLSALLIVALILGTRRLLLGPTQADRAVVFDLLTAILIAATVLIAIVVNDYKVMSLVIVLAVLSFVGTSLFAYFIEKTKGS
- a CDS encoding cation:proton antiporter → METLVDVLLFLGAISILLAAVGAMKFPDTLTRIAAITKASTLGSVCFCLGGALHFWHWETTALLIASSVILALGIPISSHLISRSRVKEGSHPHPLYLKRNDHELDFTANKPPPASRSD
- a CDS encoding prepilin-type N-terminal cleavage/methylation domain-containing protein, coding for MKKSSRGFTMIELLLAVSLAALVIAGTVQVIYYFFSEKKNLDDWSAAQIDMSLAIKNVENDVRNIVRLEPTEDLLSANDGLYFGLSSLKPQEAPEECLADATHSVFRYTTLDRVLRSERTLRAWSESGDADKTGEANELRVSADATMSSLFQSGKAPTEISLVDADRRFIRRYEVGAVTMNLNSAKDPYDGLPKTDANGNPIRFNYASVFLKMPKNAQGATVQKKSSVFVTSSEVYESSTVIVCLRKTDLNLIKIEPLTNKVSILLQNRPSEFNVSSFVVKYLGTRKGVRVDPANFMDDTVSDPNGYCVNSVFLELKASLPLRNQTGAATSSNVTKNNVTRARTIFAPNLNAKRAVACLQ
- a CDS encoding type II secretion system protein: MMNSRGMTLIEVLMAIGISVIGVSIFLFFVLTSRKHVTHVDRAIVLKELLTDNVIELKGLQIGDIVPIGKCLMRIYKTDKTFLSESVVDLNSSECPQPSLSANQVFVGWEVLPASSIEASFSSSSLKLPKYSDTLRKVTLKVWGWSDGEGKTILTNQIVIFKR